In one Palaemon carinicauda isolate YSFRI2023 chromosome 25, ASM3689809v2, whole genome shotgun sequence genomic region, the following are encoded:
- the LOC137619313 gene encoding bestrophin-3-like, producing MTVKYTQKVANQRGFGSFTKLLMRWRGSVYKMVWQDMAVYLVLYYFLSLIYRFALPQHHRGVFETIVLNCARFRDLIPVSFVLGFYVSLVVNRWWGTYKSIPWPDSTALLLATHLQGKDQETKEQRLTIIRYVNLAIAITFSMVSPAVTRKLPTLQHFVVAGYLNENEMQLLLDLEKKSKVHKAWIPVMWATRMVEKARQDGRIRSDVIETKIINEIDNVRAKCGCILGWNDNNIPLVYTQVVTIAVYSFFGSSLLGEQYLDPSKDLKGHEIDLYIPMFALLQLFFYIGWVKVAEALLNPFGDDDHDFEFIPLLERHREMSYMLCDAVDSPASIRDADRSSLQKKDDQQTSPTFGMVPNAGASSENTGASSESAGASSENSVLIPDGNAV from the exons ATGACTGTCAAGTACACACAGAAGGTGGCCAATCAAAGAGGCTTTGGCTCATTCACAAAGCTCTTGATGAG ATGGCGTGGGAGTGTCTACAAGATGGTGTGGCAGGACATGGCGGTGTACCTCGTCCTGTACTACTTCCTCTCGCTGATCTACCGCTTCGCCCTGCCGCAGCACCACAGAGG CGTGTTCGAGACCATCGTCTTGAACTGCGCGCGGTTCCGGGACCTCATCCCCGTCTCGTTCGTGTTGGGTTTCTACGTGTCCCTGGTCGTGAACAGGTGGTGGGGCACGTACAAGAGCATCCCTTGGCCGGATTCGACGGCGCTGCTCCTAGCCACGCATCTTCAAGGGAAG GACCAGGAAACCAAGGAACAAAGGCTGACCATCATCCGTTACGTCAACCTGGCCATCGCCATCACGTTCTCCATGGTCTCGCCAGCAGTCACGAGGAAACTGCCGACTCTTCAACATTTCGTTGTCGCTG GTTACCTGAACGAGAATGAGATGCAGCTGCTGCTGGACCTGGAGAAGAAGTCGAAGGTTCACAAGGCCTGGATTCCAGTCATGTGGGCCACCAGGATGGTGGAGAAGGCGAGGCAGGACGGCAGGATCCGGAGCGACGTCATCGAGACCAAAATCATCAACGAGATAGACAATGTCAGAGCCAAATGCGGCTGCATCCTGGGCTGGAACGACAACAACATTCCTCTTGTTTACACGCAG GTCGTGACCATCGCTGTCTACTCCTTCTTCGGGTCGTCGCTCCTGGGCGAGCAGTACCTTGACCCGTCCAAGGATCTCAAGGGTCACGAGATTGACCTCTACATCCCGATGTTCGCCCTCCTGCAGCTCTTCTTCTACATAGGATGGGTCAAAGTGGCCGAAGCCCTTCTGAATCCTTTCGGGGACGACGACCACGACTTCGAATTCATTCCTCTGTTGGAGAGACACAGGGAG ATGTCATACATGCTCTGTGATGCAGTAGACTCGCCAGCGTCGATTCGAGACGCGGATCGCAGTAGTCTGCAGAAAAAAGATGATCAGCAAACCTCGCCCACTTTCGGCATGGTTCCAAACGCCGGTGCCTCGTCAGAGAACACCGGTGCCTCGTCGGAGAGCGCCGGTGCGTCGTCGGAGAACTCCGTCCTAATCCCCGATGGAAACGCCGTCTAG